The following coding sequences lie in one Bordetella genomosp. 9 genomic window:
- a CDS encoding ABC transporter ATP-binding protein — translation MKLELRDVHACYGKSHILQGVSLSVGEGELVTLLGRNGAGKSTTLKTIAGALHPVRGEIRFDGASVGGLPAHRVAARGLCLVPEHRGIFRLLTVEENLLLGARRQSPWQLADIYRIFPRLKERRRNGGAQLSGGEQQMLAIGRALMNHPRLLMLDEPVEGLAPVIVEEIVAQLKSIREQGVPILLVEQNLEVCTQLADRHYIIEQGAIVYEGTNAEFAADEAVKDRYLGVGV, via the coding sequence ATGAAGCTGGAATTGCGCGACGTCCATGCCTGCTATGGCAAGAGCCACATTCTGCAGGGCGTGTCGCTGTCGGTGGGCGAAGGCGAACTGGTGACGCTGCTGGGCCGCAACGGGGCGGGCAAATCCACCACGTTGAAGACCATCGCGGGCGCGCTGCATCCCGTGCGGGGCGAGATCCGGTTCGACGGGGCGTCCGTGGGCGGCCTGCCCGCGCATCGGGTCGCTGCGCGCGGCCTGTGCCTGGTGCCCGAACATCGGGGGATTTTCCGGCTGCTCACGGTGGAGGAAAATCTGCTGCTGGGCGCGCGGCGCCAATCGCCCTGGCAGCTTGCCGACATCTACCGCATATTCCCGCGGCTGAAGGAACGCCGGCGCAACGGCGGCGCGCAATTGTCCGGCGGCGAACAGCAGATGCTGGCGATCGGGCGAGCCCTGATGAATCATCCCCGCCTGCTGATGCTGGATGAGCCCGTCGAAGGGTTGGCGCCGGTGATCGTCGAGGAGATCGTGGCGCAGTTGAAGTCCATCCGCGAGCAGGGGGTGCCGATACTGCTGGTGGAGCAGAACCTGGAGGTCTGCACGCAGTTGGCCGACCGCCACTACATCATCGAACAGGGCGCCATCGTGTACGAAGGCACGAACGCCGAATTCGCCGCCGACGAGGCGGTAAAGGACCGATATCTGGGCGTGGGCGTCTGA
- a CDS encoding methyl-accepting chemotaxis protein, which translates to MRINEPVTQREYLFPTNEMLVSATDLKGTIAYCNPAFIEVSGFSREELVGQPHNVIRHPDMPREAFADMWTTIRAGRPWTAMVKNRRKNGDHYWVRANVTPVMRDGEAVGFLSVRVCPSREEVEEAEALYASMREGRLRGWRLQEGALVRTGLAGALGRLGRLPMAARVGIGHAASLAALALAGCLAFGGVAPLPFWIGAGAAAVVSGIAWALLSRQIGAPARNMSGFAARLAAGDLTADIESHGRDDLGQAQRALRQLQANLTAIVQDVRLQIRGVIDATREMSSGNLDLSQRTEQQAASLEQTAATMDELTRSVQGNADAAVRALNLVQEALTAAEDGGRIATQVEHTMTGITAASQRIADITGVIDGIAFQTNILALNAAVEAARAGEVGKSFAVVAGEVRNLAQRCAASAREIKDVVQTSVAQIAEGTELVERTTRQMAAIDAAVHRVADVIREVADASGSQARGILQINEAVAELDGATQQNAALVEQGAATAARLSEQAAVLEEAVRLFTLAPARG; encoded by the coding sequence ATGCGCATCAACGAACCTGTGACGCAGCGGGAATACCTGTTTCCGACGAACGAGATGCTGGTGTCCGCGACGGACCTGAAGGGCACCATTGCATACTGCAATCCCGCCTTCATCGAAGTCTCGGGATTCAGCAGGGAAGAACTGGTCGGGCAGCCGCACAACGTCATCCGCCATCCCGATATGCCGCGCGAAGCCTTCGCCGACATGTGGACCACGATACGGGCCGGACGTCCCTGGACCGCCATGGTGAAGAACCGCCGCAAGAACGGCGACCATTACTGGGTGCGCGCCAACGTCACGCCCGTCATGCGCGATGGCGAGGCCGTTGGATTCCTGAGCGTGCGGGTATGCCCCAGCCGTGAGGAAGTGGAAGAGGCGGAGGCGCTGTACGCCAGCATGCGCGAAGGCCGCCTGCGCGGCTGGCGCCTGCAGGAAGGCGCGCTCGTGCGCACAGGCCTGGCGGGCGCGCTGGGCCGGCTTGGCCGGCTGCCCATGGCCGCGCGCGTGGGCATCGGCCACGCGGCATCGCTGGCGGCATTGGCCCTGGCCGGTTGCCTTGCCTTCGGCGGCGTGGCGCCCCTGCCTTTCTGGATCGGCGCCGGCGCGGCGGCCGTCGTCAGCGGTATCGCGTGGGCCCTGCTTTCGCGCCAGATCGGAGCGCCCGCCCGCAACATGTCCGGCTTTGCCGCGCGCCTGGCCGCGGGGGACCTGACGGCCGACATCGAATCGCATGGCCGCGACGACCTGGGCCAGGCCCAGCGCGCGCTGCGCCAGTTGCAGGCGAATCTCACCGCCATCGTTCAGGACGTGCGCCTGCAGATTCGCGGGGTCATCGACGCGACCCGCGAAATGTCCAGCGGCAATCTGGACCTGTCGCAACGCACCGAGCAACAGGCCGCCTCGCTGGAACAGACGGCGGCGACGATGGACGAACTGACGCGTTCGGTGCAGGGCAACGCGGACGCCGCCGTGCGGGCGCTGAACCTGGTGCAGGAAGCGCTGACGGCCGCCGAGGATGGCGGCCGCATCGCCACGCAGGTCGAACACACGATGACAGGCATCACCGCCGCATCGCAGCGGATCGCCGACATCACTGGCGTCATCGACGGCATTGCCTTCCAGACCAATATCCTGGCGTTGAATGCCGCCGTCGAGGCCGCCCGCGCGGGCGAAGTCGGCAAGTCCTTCGCCGTCGTGGCGGGCGAGGTGCGCAACCTGGCGCAGCGCTGCGCCGCCTCCGCGCGGGAAATCAAGGATGTCGTGCAGACCAGCGTGGCGCAGATCGCCGAGGGCACCGAACTCGTGGAGCGCACCACGCGCCAGATGGCGGCCATCGACGCCGCGGTGCATCGGGTGGCCGACGTCATCCGCGAAGTGGCCGACGCCAGCGGCAGCCAGGCGCGCGGCATCCTGCAGATCAACGAAGCCGTCGCCGAACTGGACGGCGCCACGCAGCAGAACGCAGCCCTGGTGGAACAGGGCGCCGCCACGGCGGCGCGCCTGAGCGAGCAGGCCGCAGTGCTGGAAGAAGCGGTGCGTCTGTTTACGCTGGCGCCGGCGCGCGGTTAG
- a CDS encoding ABC transporter ATP-binding protein, which yields MISPHDSRARPGDHAPPILEAQGIVKRYGKFTALAGVDLRVLPGTVHSVIGPNGAGKTTLFHTLTGTVPVSGGRIVFDGHDVTREPDNVRVRRGIARSFQVTSLFANLDVRENLRLAAQGAHPSGAFDLWHRPGRDPALNERVDALLDRLGLRARAGVAAAALSHGQQRRLEVGMAMAARPRAIFLDEPTSGMGVDDLDEMKALIRGLAADHTVVLIEHNMNIVMDISDTVTVMQQGRVLVEGRPAAIRDDPRVRAAYLGNMITGGRA from the coding sequence ATGATCTCGCCGCACGATTCGCGCGCCAGGCCGGGCGATCACGCGCCCCCCATTCTGGAAGCGCAGGGCATCGTCAAGCGCTACGGCAAATTCACCGCGCTGGCCGGGGTGGACCTGCGCGTGCTGCCCGGCACCGTGCATTCGGTGATCGGGCCCAACGGCGCGGGCAAGACGACCCTGTTCCACACATTGACAGGGACCGTGCCGGTCAGCGGGGGCCGGATCGTGTTCGACGGCCATGACGTGACGCGCGAGCCCGACAACGTGCGCGTGCGCCGCGGCATCGCCCGTTCCTTCCAGGTGACGAGCCTGTTCGCCAACCTGGACGTGCGTGAGAACCTCAGGCTGGCAGCGCAGGGCGCGCATCCATCGGGCGCGTTCGACCTGTGGCACCGTCCCGGCCGCGATCCCGCGCTGAACGAGCGCGTCGATGCGCTGCTGGACCGCCTGGGGCTGCGCGCCCGGGCCGGCGTGGCGGCGGCCGCGCTGTCGCACGGCCAGCAGCGCCGGCTCGAAGTCGGCATGGCGATGGCGGCGCGCCCGCGCGCCATCTTCCTGGACGAGCCCACGTCCGGCATGGGCGTGGACGACCTGGACGAAATGAAGGCCCTGATCCGCGGACTGGCCGCCGACCACACCGTCGTGCTCATCGAGCACAACATGAACATCGTGATGGATATCTCCGATACGGTGACCGTGATGCAGCAGGGGAGGGTGCTGGTGGAGGGGCGGCCGGCGGCGATCCGCGACGACCCGCGCGTGCGCGCGGCCTATCTGGGCAACATGATCACGGGAGGCCGGGCATGA
- a CDS encoding Zn-dependent hydrolase has product MGALNSAADAAGSSFLPETAAALRVDGARLWDALMTLARIGATDKGGVRRLALTELDGQGRELVMQWARAIGCSVRIDAIGNIFMRRAGLRDDLPPVMTGSHIDTQPTGGKFDGNYGVLAGIEVLRTLHDHGVRTQAPVEVAVWTNEEGSRFVPVMMGSGVFAGAFTLEHALAQRDRDGISVAQALKAIGHDGAEPVGGRPVAAYFEAHIEQGPILEANDTVIGLVSGALGQRWFDVTVTGMEAHAGPTPMELRHDALLAAADIVRQVNRIALDHAPHARGTVGCLDTYPNSRNVIPGRVQMTVDLRAADDATLSAMAKALHAYCAGRPGVAVDVREVVYFPPQPFDRTLIGALAEGARALGLSAMEVVSGAGHDAVYLARVAPTAMIFVPCKDGISHNEIEDARPEHLEAGCNVLLQAVLRTAGVALTGEAAA; this is encoded by the coding sequence ATGGGCGCCTTGAATTCCGCCGCGGATGCGGCCGGCTCTTCCTTTCTGCCGGAGACGGCGGCCGCCCTGCGGGTTGACGGCGCACGGCTCTGGGATGCGCTGATGACGCTGGCGCGTATCGGCGCCACCGACAAGGGCGGCGTGCGCCGCCTGGCGCTGACCGAGCTGGACGGCCAGGGCCGCGAGCTCGTCATGCAGTGGGCCCGCGCGATCGGCTGCAGCGTACGGATCGACGCCATCGGCAACATCTTCATGCGCCGCGCGGGGCTCCGCGACGATCTGCCTCCCGTGATGACGGGCAGCCATATCGATACCCAGCCCACCGGCGGAAAATTCGACGGCAATTACGGCGTGCTCGCCGGGATCGAAGTCCTGCGCACCTTGCACGACCATGGCGTCCGGACGCAGGCGCCGGTGGAAGTGGCGGTGTGGACCAACGAGGAAGGTTCGCGTTTCGTGCCCGTGATGATGGGCTCGGGCGTGTTCGCGGGCGCCTTCACGCTGGAGCACGCGCTGGCGCAGCGCGACCGCGATGGCATCAGCGTGGCCCAGGCGCTGAAGGCGATCGGGCACGATGGCGCCGAGCCGGTCGGCGGACGTCCCGTCGCCGCGTATTTCGAGGCCCACATCGAACAGGGTCCGATCCTGGAGGCCAACGACACCGTGATCGGGCTGGTCAGCGGCGCCCTGGGCCAGCGCTGGTTCGATGTGACCGTTACGGGGATGGAAGCGCATGCGGGCCCCACGCCCATGGAATTGCGCCACGACGCCCTGCTGGCGGCCGCGGACATCGTGCGCCAGGTCAATCGCATCGCGCTGGATCATGCGCCGCATGCGCGCGGGACGGTGGGCTGCCTGGACACCTATCCGAATTCGCGCAACGTCATTCCGGGCCGCGTGCAAATGACCGTGGACCTGCGCGCCGCCGACGATGCGACGCTGAGCGCCATGGCGAAGGCGCTGCATGCGTACTGCGCCGGGCGCCCGGGCGTCGCGGTGGACGTGCGGGAAGTGGTGTATTTCCCGCCGCAGCCCTTCGACCGGACGCTGATCGGCGCGCTGGCCGAGGGCGCCCGCGCACTGGGGCTGTCCGCCATGGAAGTGGTCAGCGGCGCGGGGCACGATGCCGTCTACCTGGCGCGCGTGGCCCCCACGGCGATGATTTTCGTGCCATGCAAGGACGGCATCAGCCACAACGAAATCGAAGACGCCCGGCCCGAGCATCTGGAAGCCGGCTGCAACGTGCTGCTGCAGGCGGTGCTGCGCACGGCGGGCGTGGCGCTCACGGGGGAGGCCGCGGCATGA
- a CDS encoding FadR/GntR family transcriptional regulator — protein MAREAGAAARAGPGKSKRADLVAGEIKRLITERNLRPGDRLPRETELQQLFAVSKSTMREALKSLEVQGLVTISTGPAGGGRIVEVTLDRTFQLLQNYLFFKEVTIDDIYTARKLLEPELAAGAVPYLTDADFHALEHSIECCDPASGKTDDVVAQRKEDLNFHDILALANPNPFLRFLCQLINAMLRQLTVFENDTPVRTQRRFGQANVRLHQAILAAARAGDANTVRELMAKHMAEASGFVKKLNGKLQGRLILDSEMSRRDGATGRALSRDAGRKVASRKTADRRTARRSDP, from the coding sequence ATGGCACGCGAAGCCGGCGCCGCGGCGCGCGCAGGACCGGGCAAGTCCAAGCGCGCCGATCTGGTCGCGGGGGAAATCAAGCGGCTGATCACAGAACGCAACCTGCGTCCCGGCGACAGGCTGCCGCGCGAGACCGAGCTGCAGCAGTTGTTCGCCGTCAGCAAAAGCACCATGCGCGAGGCGTTGAAGTCCCTGGAGGTGCAGGGTCTGGTCACCATCAGCACCGGACCCGCGGGCGGCGGACGTATCGTCGAAGTGACGCTTGATCGCACGTTCCAGCTGCTGCAGAACTATCTGTTCTTCAAGGAAGTGACGATCGACGATATCTATACGGCGCGCAAGCTGCTCGAGCCGGAACTCGCGGCCGGCGCCGTGCCCTATCTGACGGACGCGGATTTCCACGCCCTGGAGCACAGTATCGAGTGCTGCGACCCGGCCTCCGGCAAGACCGACGACGTGGTCGCCCAGCGCAAGGAAGACCTGAACTTCCACGACATCCTGGCCCTGGCGAACCCGAATCCCTTCCTGCGGTTCCTGTGCCAGTTGATCAACGCGATGCTGCGCCAGCTCACCGTGTTCGAGAACGATACGCCGGTGCGCACGCAGCGCCGTTTCGGCCAGGCCAACGTACGCCTGCACCAGGCCATCCTGGCCGCCGCCCGCGCGGGGGACGCCAATACGGTGCGTGAGCTGATGGCGAAACACATGGCCGAGGCATCCGGTTTCGTGAAAAAACTGAACGGCAAATTGCAGGGCCGCCTGATTCTGGATTCGGAGATGTCGCGCCGCGACGGCGCGACGGGCCGCGCATTGAGCCGCGATGCCGGTCGGAAGGTCGCCTCCCGAAAGACAGCGGACCGCAGAACGGCGCGCCGATCGGATCCGTGA
- a CDS encoding M81 family metallopeptidase translates to MKVLIARMNHETNTFSPVPTPLSAFGRGGPAYGDDARRENEGARTAMGAFIDLAKARGAGIVTPLSAWAYPSGPVHADAYDAMCARILDAVPGCEAIFLDLHGAMVAQNSDDGEGDLLARVRAAAPGVPIAVALDLHGNVTARMVENADVIVSFKTYPHVDMYETGEHAGRLLWETIDGRFRPVMAWRRPPLMTHTLRSATDAGAMRDAVQAAREAETSGVAAASVLAGFGLADIPHPCISVVVVADGDRALAESVAERIAAQIWRQRDGFVYRSEPLADSLARAQAMAVDARRPILLLDHGDNCNSGGTCDTTAVLEAALARGMKDILAGVICDPEAVAHMIEAGVGAHVTLPLGNKRSLAFLGIDARPMQASGVVRAITDGEYVITGPTYTGMRVSMGRTAVLDLGDARVVVSEQTHEPWDLAVFESVGEDPRRARFLLLKSRMYCRPVFVPISDGLVECDSPGVTTSDYGIFPYAKRARPLYPLEDATFDPAQPCG, encoded by the coding sequence ATGAAAGTCCTGATCGCGCGCATGAATCACGAAACGAATACGTTCTCGCCCGTTCCAACGCCGCTGTCCGCCTTCGGGCGCGGCGGTCCCGCCTACGGCGACGACGCGCGCCGAGAGAACGAGGGCGCGCGCACGGCGATGGGCGCCTTCATCGACCTGGCGAAGGCGCGCGGCGCCGGCATCGTGACGCCGCTGTCGGCCTGGGCGTATCCCAGCGGGCCCGTGCATGCGGATGCCTACGATGCCATGTGCGCGCGCATCCTGGACGCCGTGCCCGGATGCGAGGCGATATTCCTGGACCTGCACGGCGCCATGGTGGCGCAGAACAGCGACGACGGCGAAGGCGATCTGCTCGCGCGCGTGCGGGCGGCCGCGCCGGGCGTGCCGATCGCGGTGGCGCTGGACCTGCACGGCAACGTGACCGCGCGCATGGTGGAGAACGCGGACGTCATCGTCAGCTTCAAGACCTATCCCCATGTGGACATGTACGAAACGGGCGAGCACGCGGGACGGCTGCTGTGGGAGACGATCGATGGGCGCTTCCGCCCCGTCATGGCATGGCGCCGGCCGCCGCTGATGACCCACACGCTGCGATCGGCCACCGACGCGGGCGCGATGCGCGATGCGGTGCAGGCCGCCCGCGAAGCCGAAACCAGCGGGGTGGCCGCGGCCTCCGTGCTGGCGGGCTTCGGGCTGGCCGATATTCCGCATCCCTGCATCAGCGTCGTCGTGGTGGCGGACGGCGACCGCGCCCTGGCCGAAAGCGTCGCCGAACGCATCGCCGCGCAGATATGGAGGCAGCGCGATGGCTTCGTCTATCGCAGCGAGCCGCTGGCGGATTCGCTTGCCAGGGCGCAGGCCATGGCGGTCGATGCCCGGCGGCCCATCCTGCTGCTCGACCATGGCGACAATTGCAATTCCGGCGGCACCTGCGATACCACCGCCGTGCTGGAAGCGGCCCTGGCGCGCGGCATGAAGGACATCCTGGCCGGTGTGATCTGCGACCCGGAAGCGGTCGCCCACATGATCGAGGCCGGCGTGGGCGCCCACGTCACGCTGCCGCTGGGCAACAAGCGCTCGCTCGCCTTCCTGGGCATCGACGCCAGGCCCATGCAGGCCAGCGGCGTCGTGCGCGCGATCACCGACGGCGAGTACGTGATCACCGGCCCCACCTACACCGGCATGCGCGTGAGCATGGGGCGCACGGCGGTGCTGGATCTGGGCGACGCCCGCGTGGTCGTCTCGGAGCAGACGCACGAACCGTGGGACCTTGCCGTGTTCGAAAGCGTCGGCGAGGATCCGCGCCGCGCCCGCTTTCTGTTGCTGAAGTCGCGCATGTATTGCCGGCCGGTGTTCGTGCCGATCTCGGACGGGCTGGTGGAGTGCGACAGCCCGGGCGTGACGACTTCCGATTACGGCATCTTTCCGTACGCCAAACGGGCGCGTCCGCTTTACCCGCTGGAAGACGCCACGTTCGATCCCGCGCAGCCCTGCGGCTGA
- a CDS encoding ABC transporter ATP-binding protein, which produces MSSTRHHPIFRRFETLIDPFRPARDEPPPDDIVRFYRHYLKQVRFALLFLLCVGLAGALVDVTMFRFLGRIVDLVRETPSMAFFAEHGKTLIGMALVVLALRPAITALHDMLVHQTLAPGLTTLVRWQNHRYVLKQGLGFFHNDFAGRIANRILQTGVALRESTLQAVDAVWHVLIYSGSALILFFDADWRLTLPLVVWIVGYVITLVRFVPRVKTRSAAASEASSKLMGRIVDGYTNIGTLKLFAHSQREEHYARQAMAEQTGQAQLAARLITKMGFTIAILNGILIAGTPGLALWLWSQGRMSVGDIALATGLAMRISDMSGWIMWVVNGIFENVGTVQDGMQTIARPRVVDDSPDAQPLRVRRGRVTFENVGFGYGKGGLVFSGLNLDVAPGEKIGLIGPSGAGKSTLVSILLRLYDIESGRILIDGQDITKVTQESLRSQIGVVTQDTSLLHRSLRENLLYGRPDASEEALMHAIRQARADEFIFGLSDAQGNRGLDAHVGERGVKLSGGQRQRIAIARVLLKDAPILVLDEATSALDSDVEAAIQENLETLMRGKTVIAIAHRLSTIARMDRLVVMDHGSIVEMGTHAELLARDGVYARLWRRQTEGFVGVE; this is translated from the coding sequence ATGTCATCCACGCGACACCATCCGATATTCCGACGCTTCGAAACCCTGATCGACCCCTTCCGGCCCGCGCGGGACGAACCGCCGCCGGACGACATCGTGCGCTTCTACCGGCACTATCTGAAGCAGGTGCGCTTCGCGCTCCTGTTTCTGCTGTGCGTCGGACTGGCCGGCGCGCTGGTGGACGTAACCATGTTCCGCTTCCTGGGCCGCATCGTCGACCTGGTGCGGGAAACGCCCAGCATGGCGTTCTTCGCCGAACACGGCAAGACGCTGATCGGCATGGCGCTGGTGGTGCTGGCATTGCGGCCGGCGATTACGGCGCTGCACGACATGCTGGTGCACCAGACGCTGGCGCCGGGCCTGACCACGCTGGTGCGCTGGCAGAACCACCGCTACGTGCTCAAGCAGGGCCTGGGTTTTTTCCACAACGACTTTGCCGGACGCATCGCCAACCGCATCCTGCAGACCGGCGTGGCGCTGCGCGAATCCACCCTGCAGGCGGTGGATGCGGTGTGGCATGTGCTGATCTATTCCGGCAGCGCGCTGATCCTGTTCTTCGATGCCGACTGGCGCCTGACCCTGCCCCTGGTCGTATGGATCGTTGGCTACGTCATCACGCTGGTGCGCTTCGTGCCGCGCGTGAAGACGCGGTCGGCCGCGGCTTCCGAGGCCAGCTCCAAGCTGATGGGCCGCATCGTGGACGGCTACACCAATATCGGCACGCTCAAGCTGTTCGCGCATAGCCAGCGCGAGGAACACTACGCGCGGCAGGCCATGGCGGAACAGACCGGCCAGGCCCAGCTCGCCGCTCGGCTGATCACGAAGATGGGCTTCACCATCGCCATCCTGAACGGCATCCTGATCGCCGGCACGCCCGGGCTCGCGCTGTGGCTCTGGAGCCAGGGCCGCATGTCGGTGGGCGACATCGCGCTGGCCACCGGGCTCGCCATGCGGATCAGCGACATGTCGGGCTGGATCATGTGGGTGGTCAACGGCATCTTCGAAAACGTCGGGACCGTCCAGGACGGCATGCAGACCATTGCGCGCCCGCGCGTGGTGGACGACAGCCCGGATGCGCAGCCCCTGCGGGTGCGGCGCGGACGCGTGACCTTCGAGAACGTGGGCTTCGGCTACGGCAAGGGCGGGCTGGTGTTCTCCGGGCTGAACCTGGATGTGGCCCCCGGCGAAAAGATCGGCCTGATCGGTCCCTCGGGGGCAGGCAAGTCCACGCTGGTCAGCATCCTGCTCCGGCTGTACGACATCGAGTCCGGACGCATCCTGATCGATGGGCAGGACATCACCAAGGTCACGCAGGAAAGCCTGCGGTCGCAGATCGGCGTGGTGACGCAGGACACCTCGCTGCTGCACCGGTCGCTGCGCGAGAACCTGCTGTATGGACGGCCGGACGCCAGCGAGGAGGCGCTGATGCACGCCATCCGCCAGGCCCGCGCCGACGAGTTCATCTTTGGCCTGAGCGACGCGCAGGGCAACCGCGGTCTGGATGCCCACGTGGGCGAACGCGGCGTCAAGCTGTCCGGCGGGCAGCGGCAGCGCATCGCCATTGCGCGCGTGCTGCTGAAGGATGCGCCCATCCTGGTGCTGGACGAAGCCACGTCGGCCCTGGATTCCGACGTCGAGGCCGCCATCCAGGAAAACCTGGAAACGCTGATGCGCGGCAAGACCGTGATCGCGATCGCCCACCGGCTGTCCACGATCGCGCGCATGGACCGGCTCGTCGTGATGGACCACGGCAGCATCGTCGAGATGGGCACCCATGCCGAACTGCTGGCGCGCGACGGCGTCTATGCGCGCCTGTGGCGGCGCCAGACCGAAGGCTTCGTGGGCGTGGAATAG
- a CDS encoding hemerythrin domain-containing protein has protein sequence MIRLDHTHVLTTFHRYHADLPPSRKAGLVGVICTALEIHATLEEEIFYPAMRAVTENEVIQKSVPEHMEMRRLIGELRAMEPTDARYDETVMALMRDVIHHVADEETVLLPEAERLFSMERLQELGAEMTRRRMKLVGPQAGQIARDMARGMPMATFAMGALAVLAVGCVLSVARRG, from the coding sequence ATGATCCGTTTGGACCACACCCATGTATTGACCACCTTCCATCGCTATCACGCCGACCTCCCGCCTTCGCGCAAAGCCGGCCTGGTTGGCGTGATCTGTACCGCGCTGGAGATCCACGCCACGCTGGAAGAAGAAATCTTCTATCCCGCCATGCGCGCCGTGACGGAGAACGAAGTCATACAGAAAAGCGTTCCCGAGCACATGGAGATGCGCCGTCTGATCGGGGAGCTGCGCGCGATGGAGCCAACCGACGCGCGCTACGACGAAACCGTCATGGCCCTGATGCGCGACGTCATCCACCACGTCGCGGACGAAGAAACGGTGCTGCTGCCGGAGGCCGAGCGCCTGTTCTCGATGGAGCGGCTGCAGGAGCTCGGCGCGGAGATGACCCGGCGCCGGATGAAGCTGGTTGGGCCCCAGGCCGGGCAGATCGCGCGCGACATGGCGCGCGGCATGCCGATGGCGACTTTCGCCATGGGCGCGCTGGCCGTACTGGCCGTCGGCTGTGTCTTGAGCGTGGCGCGCCGCGGATAG
- a CDS encoding ABC transporter substrate-binding protein, giving the protein MNRRDLLKLAALAALPGSVSLRDAYAQAAQTIQFGCPVPMSGPFAANGKYADLGMKLAIEQYGKVLGMPLAYTTLDTEGKPATAVRKVQELAQQKGARYFAGGILSSEALAMGKEVQKAGGIFITTAGADEITGSDCNKSTFRWSVPTYGAIEQTVRPLIETLPKAKRWYTITPQYVFGDGLLNAAKNIFKEKGIEHVGNSYHSLTEKEFSGYLTNAMAAKPDVLLLLNFGSQSSDALRQAVSFGMKQNTTILMAWASGLEQFESLGADLCEGVYFGAQYWHGIDSPGNKDLVKRCQDAFKSNPNYSLAGSYICTRILIDAIAKAGSADPAKVIAVLEGMKYAGLTGEEEIRAEDHQVLKNYYLLRGKGKKSMKDKDDFADILHAGKSFLPVAQTGCKL; this is encoded by the coding sequence TTGAACCGTCGCGATTTGCTCAAACTCGCCGCCCTGGCGGCGCTGCCCGGATCCGTCTCTTTGCGCGATGCCTATGCGCAGGCTGCACAGACGATCCAGTTCGGCTGTCCCGTTCCGATGTCCGGACCGTTCGCGGCAAACGGCAAGTACGCGGACCTCGGCATGAAGCTGGCCATCGAGCAGTATGGCAAGGTGCTCGGGATGCCGCTGGCGTACACGACGCTGGATACCGAAGGCAAGCCGGCCACCGCCGTGCGCAAGGTGCAGGAGCTTGCGCAGCAGAAGGGCGCGCGCTACTTCGCGGGCGGCATACTTTCGTCCGAAGCGCTGGCCATGGGCAAGGAAGTGCAGAAGGCCGGCGGTATCTTCATCACCACCGCGGGGGCCGATGAAATCACGGGATCGGACTGCAACAAGTCCACCTTCCGCTGGTCGGTTCCCACCTACGGCGCCATCGAGCAGACCGTCCGGCCGCTGATCGAGACGCTGCCCAAGGCCAAGCGCTGGTACACCATCACGCCGCAGTACGTGTTCGGCGACGGCCTGCTGAATGCCGCCAAGAACATCTTCAAGGAAAAGGGCATCGAGCACGTCGGCAACAGCTACCATTCGCTGACGGAAAAGGAATTCAGCGGCTATCTGACCAACGCCATGGCGGCCAAACCCGACGTCCTGCTGCTGCTGAACTTCGGTTCCCAGTCTTCCGACGCGCTGCGCCAGGCGGTCAGCTTCGGCATGAAGCAGAACACCACCATTCTGATGGCCTGGGCGTCCGGCCTGGAGCAGTTCGAGTCGCTGGGCGCGGACCTGTGCGAAGGCGTGTACTTCGGCGCGCAGTATTGGCACGGCATCGACAGCCCCGGCAACAAGGACCTGGTCAAGCGCTGCCAGGATGCCTTCAAGTCGAATCCCAATTACAGCCTGGCGGGTTCGTACATCTGCACCAGGATCCTGATCGACGCCATTGCCAAGGCGGGCAGCGCCGATCCGGCCAAGGTCATCGCGGTGCTCGAGGGCATGAAGTACGCGGGACTGACCGGCGAAGAGGAAATCCGCGCGGAAGACCACCAGGTTTTGAAGAACTACTACCTGCTGCGCGGCAAGGGCAAGAAGTCCATGAAGGACAAGGACGACTTTGCCGACATCCTGCACGCCGGCAAATCCTTCCTGCCCGTGGCGCAGACCGGCTGCAAGCTCTGA
- a CDS encoding DUF378 domain-containing protein: MALNTTQPTTTGSTAVRTLNPLDWIALILAIIGGLNWGLVGAFNFDLVAAIFGAGSAISRLIYIIVGLAALYLIYYAIKAGSGSRV; encoded by the coding sequence ATGGCACTGAACACGACCCAACCCACCACCACCGGCAGCACGGCCGTCCGTACTCTCAACCCCCTGGACTGGATTGCCCTGATACTGGCCATCATCGGCGGCTTGAATTGGGGATTGGTGGGCGCGTTCAACTTCGACCTGGTCGCCGCCATCTTCGGCGCCGGCTCGGCGATCTCGCGCCTGATCTACATCATCGTGGGACTGGCGGCGCTTTATCTCATTTACTACGCCATCAAAGCCGGTTCCGGAAGCCGCGTCTGA